The following are from one region of the Stanieria sp. NIES-3757 genome:
- a CDS encoding SMP-30/gluconolaconase/LRE domain-containing protein, with amino-acid sequence MLRKFLAIFTVVGMSLLIVSVDSYKGFNPTRSYATENNYSSKENINVTKTEFGRTQDGQKVYLYTLTNTNGLVAKITNYGAILTELNLPDNKSKLDDVVLGFDTLKDYFAANRYLYFGAVVGRVANRIKDAKFTLDGQEYNLAANAAPHHIHGGNKGFDKVVWKAEASHSSQGQALKLTYLSPDGEEGYPGNLKVTVIYTLTNDNELKLEMTATTDKPTPVNLVNHSYWNLAGHASGNILGQYLTINADRYTPTNEQRIPTGEIESVKDTPYDFIQPRLIAEGIERLRNTLKQNYLGGYDLNYVLNGESDKIKLAATVYEPQSGRVMELYTNQPGMQFFSGNFDEFETLGKGGVAYKRHQGLCLETQHFPDSVNQPNFPSVILRPGQTYRHIMVHKFYTKQNNLGEILAPNAEVEKVAEGFEFTEEPVWHPDDFLLFSDISANTIYKWQPGQETEIFRQPSGNANGNTLDHSGRLVTAEHGNRRISLTEKDGEIVTLASRYQGKRLNSPNDLVVKSDGSIYFTDPPYGIKSEQEELGFYGVYRLAPDRTITLLVDDFVRPNGIVFSPDETKLYINDSEKGHIRVFDVKPDGRLENGKLFAELKPPSEEGAADRMKVDIKGNVDSTGPGGVWIFSPNGELLGIIKTPEAPANLAWGDRDHKTLYITANTSLYRIRLNIEGIP; translated from the coding sequence ATGTTAAGAAAATTCCTCGCAATTTTTACCGTGGTAGGAATGAGTTTACTTATAGTCAGCGTAGATTCATACAAAGGATTTAACCCCACTCGCTCTTACGCCACGGAAAATAACTACTCCTCAAAAGAAAACATCAATGTAACGAAGACTGAATTCGGTCGAACTCAAGACGGTCAAAAGGTTTATCTCTACACCTTAACCAATACCAATGGTTTAGTAGCAAAGATAACCAACTACGGCGCGATTCTGACTGAATTAAACTTGCCTGACAATAAGAGTAAGCTAGATGATGTAGTACTGGGATTTGACACTCTAAAAGATTATTTTGCAGCTAACCGCTATCTATATTTTGGTGCAGTTGTCGGTCGCGTCGCTAACAGGATTAAAGATGCTAAGTTCACTCTCGACGGTCAAGAGTATAATCTAGCTGCTAATGCCGCTCCCCATCACATACACGGTGGTAACAAGGGTTTTGACAAAGTGGTTTGGAAAGCTGAAGCGAGCCACAGTAGCCAAGGACAGGCACTAAAACTGACTTATTTGAGTCCAGACGGAGAAGAAGGCTATCCAGGTAATTTGAAAGTGACCGTCATTTACACGCTGACTAACGATAATGAATTGAAGCTCGAAATGACCGCTACGACTGACAAGCCTACTCCTGTTAATCTGGTAAATCATTCATATTGGAACTTGGCTGGTCATGCCTCTGGGAACATTCTAGGACAGTATTTAACGATCAATGCCGATAGATATACGCCTACTAACGAACAGCGAATACCTACAGGAGAGATCGAATCAGTTAAAGATACACCATACGACTTTATCCAGCCTCGGTTAATCGCTGAGGGAATAGAGCGGCTTAGAAACACTCTAAAACAAAATTATCTAGGAGGCTACGATCTTAATTATGTCTTGAATGGTGAATCGGACAAGATCAAACTGGCAGCTACTGTATATGAACCGCAGTCTGGTAGGGTAATGGAGCTTTACACTAATCAGCCAGGAATGCAGTTTTTCTCTGGCAATTTCGATGAGTTTGAAACCTTAGGTAAAGGAGGTGTTGCTTATAAAAGACATCAGGGTTTGTGCCTGGAAACACAACATTTTCCCGACTCAGTCAATCAGCCTAATTTTCCTTCGGTTATTTTGCGCCCTGGTCAAACTTATCGACACATAATGGTACACAAGTTTTATACCAAACAAAATAATTTAGGAGAAATTCTTGCTCCCAATGCCGAAGTTGAAAAGGTAGCAGAAGGTTTTGAGTTTACCGAAGAACCTGTTTGGCATCCCGACGACTTTCTGCTGTTTAGTGATATTTCAGCTAATACGATTTATAAATGGCAACCAGGGCAAGAAACCGAGATTTTTCGTCAGCCTTCTGGCAATGCTAACGGTAACACCTTAGACCACTCAGGACGTTTAGTGACTGCCGAACATGGTAATCGTCGTATATCTCTTACAGAGAAAGATGGGGAAATTGTAACTCTAGCTAGTCGCTACCAAGGAAAGCGGTTGAATAGTCCCAACGATCTAGTGGTTAAATCGGATGGTAGTATCTATTTTACCGATCCTCCCTATGGAATTAAATCCGAACAAGAAGAACTAGGGTTTTATGGTGTTTATCGTTTAGCACCAGACAGGACAATAACTTTGCTAGTTGATGATTTTGTCCGTCCTAATGGGATTGTCTTTTCTCCAGACGAAACAAAACTATATATCAATGATTCAGAAAAGGGTCATATTCGCGTATTTGATGTTAAGCCAGACGGAAGGTTAGAAAACGGAAAACTTTTTGCCGAACTGAAACCTCCTAGTGAGGAAGGAGCAGCAGATCGGATGAAAGTAGACATTAAAGGAAATGTTGATAGCACTGGACCAGGAGGAGTTTGGATTTTCTCACCAAACGGCGAGCTACTGGGAATTATAAAAACACCAGAAGCTCCTGCTAATTTAGCCTGGGGCGATCGCGACCATAAAACTCTTTATATTACAGCTAACACAAGCCTTTATCGTATTCGTTTGAATATTGAAGGCATACCGTAA
- a CDS encoding putative RNA methylase: protein MNNYFATVARGLEEIAAQELEKLGAKNINPDFTGVHFQGDKTLLYRVNLWSSIIFRVLVPIADIKSYNSDQLYRNVQNIDWSEYLNPEMTLAVNCTGKNPNLNHTHFTALQIKNAIVDLQQKQFGRRSDIETDQPDLLVNAHINNNFCTISLDSSGSSLHRRGYRPAMGFAPLKETLAAALLEMAEWTPNLPFLDPLCGSGTLPIEAALKALNIAPGLSRKFGFQSWLDFDSTLWQQLITEAKNNQLTQLPQPIFGSDRDADVIEQAQINAQNCGLEEQIEFYQQELADIEAPTSEGVIICNPPYGQRIGNTEELGELYKLLGDIFKQRFKGWTAYVLTGNKELSKKIGLRSSRRLAVYNGSIPCTLLKYELY, encoded by the coding sequence ATGAATAATTATTTTGCTACAGTTGCTCGTGGTTTAGAAGAAATTGCTGCTCAAGAATTAGAAAAATTAGGAGCAAAAAATATTAATCCAGATTTTACTGGAGTTCATTTTCAAGGAGATAAAACTTTACTTTATCGGGTTAATCTTTGGTCGAGCATAATCTTTAGAGTGTTAGTTCCAATTGCCGATATCAAAAGTTATAATTCTGATCAATTATATCGCAATGTTCAGAATATTGATTGGTCAGAATATCTTAACCCAGAGATGACTTTAGCTGTTAATTGTACGGGCAAAAATCCTAATCTTAATCATACACATTTTACAGCCCTGCAAATAAAAAATGCCATTGTCGATCTACAACAAAAACAATTTGGTAGACGTTCTGATATTGAAACTGACCAGCCCGATTTACTTGTCAATGCTCATATTAATAACAATTTTTGTACGATTAGTTTAGATAGTTCTGGTTCGAGTTTACATCGACGAGGTTATCGCCCTGCAATGGGATTTGCACCTTTAAAAGAAACTTTAGCTGCTGCCTTATTAGAAATGGCAGAATGGACACCCAATTTACCTTTTTTAGACCCTTTATGTGGTTCGGGAACTTTACCTATTGAAGCAGCTTTAAAAGCTTTAAATATTGCTCCAGGATTGTCAAGAAAGTTTGGTTTTCAATCTTGGTTAGATTTCGATTCAACTCTTTGGCAACAACTTATTACTGAAGCAAAAAATAATCAATTAACTCAACTTCCTCAACCCATTTTCGGAAGCGATCGCGATGCTGATGTAATTGAACAAGCACAAATTAATGCTCAAAATTGTGGCTTAGAAGAGCAAATTGAATTTTATCAACAAGAATTAGCAGACATTGAAGCACCAACTTCAGAAGGAGTTATCATCTGTAATCCTCCTTACGGTCAAAGAATAGGTAATACAGAAGAATTAGGAGAACTTTATAAACTTTTAGGAGATATTTTTAAACAAAGATTCAAAGGTTGGACAGCTTATGTTTTAACAGGAAATAAAGAACTATCTAAAAAAATTGGTTTAAGAAGTTCTCGCCGTCTTGCTGTTTATAATGGTTCAATTCCTTGTACTTTACTGAAATATGAATTGTATTAA